The proteins below come from a single Anguilla rostrata isolate EN2019 chromosome 3, ASM1855537v3, whole genome shotgun sequence genomic window:
- the LOC135250619 gene encoding pre-mRNA-splicing factor CWC22 homolog, giving the protein MKKKKKKKKKKKTKKKKKKKKKKKKKKKKKKKKRKGKERKGKERKGKERKGKGKERKGKERKGKEKKRKRKKMPDSKLGAVQSVAQSKPDLGELPFTASGNQDNASLKEG; this is encoded by the exons atgaagaagaagaagaagaagaagaagaagaagaagacgaagaagaagaagaagaagaagaagaagaagaagaagaagaagaagaagaagaagaagaagaggaaaggaaaggaaaggaaaggaaaggaaaggaaaggaaaggaaaggaaaggaaaaggaaaggaaaggaaaggaaaggaaaggaaaggaaaggaaaagaaaaggaaaagaaaaaagatgccTGACTCGAAGCTTGGGGCTGTACAATCCGTCGCACAATCCAAACCAGATCTCGGGGAATTACCTTTCACAG CCAGTGGTAACCAGGACAATGCAAGCCTCAAGGAAGGCTGA